Genomic DNA from bacterium:
AATGTGTGAATAACGGTTGAGGGAGGATTTACTAATTCCTATCTTACTACGCTTCCACCGAAAAAAAATTCTCGGGAATTAATTAAACTAAATTAGGGAGAAAAATTTGAGTATAAATTTTAATCTGGGAATCTGAGAAACCGATTATTTGGAATTTCAGTTAATTTTAGCAGGTATTACTTTCGATTGTTAAAATAAATTTAATGTATTTATAGTCTTTATAGTGGTATAAGGAGCCGGTGTACCTGCAAGTGAAAATATGTTAGTTATTGATTGTAATTTTTAGCATAAGATATTCTTAAACCCGGAAATAATGAAAAGACGGGGAAAAAAATTAAATGAAGAAAATATTATTAATTGGAGCAGAGGTTACAGATTTTCTAAATCCACTGGCAAGGAAACTTAAAGATATTGGATATAGAGTGGACTTGCTGGAGTTAAGAGCCGTTCCAAGAAATAGTCCCAGCATAACTGAATCATACACAAGTGTGTTAGACTACTCAAAAGTATCAGGTATGCAAATAAAACTTATTCAGGCTACAAAATATTTAGTTAAAAGAGAATTTTTTCAAAATTTGATTAAAGCAATTTTTATTAATTATCTTGAAGGTAATTACAGAATTATTAAGGAAATAAAAAACAGTTTGAACTATATGCATTCCCGGGAAATATTTTCATCTATCTTAAATAATTATGATATAATAAACTTTCACTCACTTAACTTAGGTACTCTTTCATTTATTAAACATGTTTATCGGGATAAGAAAATAATCCTGTCTTTTTGGGGATCTGATCTTTATCAAACAAGTGGGCTTAAAAACTATTATGAACAATTAGGTGCTGTTAACAAAGCAGATAAAATTGCTGTTTTAAATTATGAAATGGAAAAAGTTGTCTTGTCCAAATTTGGATCTGAATTGAAAAATAAAATTGTTCATACTGCGTTAGGAATTGAAGATGAAATTTTTGATTTAATGGATAATTATAAAAAAGAAAAACCCGACTTGAATTTCCTTAAAAAGTATAATATCCCGGATAATAAAATCAAAATTACAGTTGGTTACTGCGGCAATATGGTCTGTAATCATCTTCTGATCTTAGGAGAAT
This window encodes:
- a CDS encoding glycosyltransferase — translated: MKKILLIGAEVTDFLNPLARKLKDIGYRVDLLELRAVPRNSPSITESYTSVLDYSKVSGMQIKLIQATKYLVKREFFQNLIKAIFINYLEGNYRIIKEIKNSLNYMHSREIFSSILNNYDIINFHSLNLGTLSFIKHVYRDKKIILSFWGSDLYQTSGLKNYYEQLGAVNKADKIAVLNYEMEKVVLSKFGSELKNKIVHTALGIEDEIFDLMDNYKKEKPDLNFLKKYNIPDNKIKITVGYCGNMVCNHLLILGELEKIESTLKDKIHLLVPMTYGNYTKEYMQEVVSGLERAKISYTIFKEYLSLDEVAKLRVNSDIMIQMNKSDGFNTSVREALYADNILISAVWLPYSLLRLENIFFYETDFKQLGETVTLVLNSFEQIKNRLFMNPVKAKKLTAFSQNFQPWISMFDSL